The proteins below come from a single Erythrobacter sp. SG61-1L genomic window:
- a CDS encoding HAMP domain-containing sensor histidine kinase: MVEEAARIHQRTQAYSRLQVAADELQRAAYAAVRVQGPTQEKILSSARSEYDAALAGVLRLPVQNERENALRDKVGHQGNAVRALFSSAGQVVSAVDRSWQDAGSNAALQEVDRLSAPYFVLVNTITEEIRLGDRELRAATDRAGALRTSLALVGVIGFFLSAMFAGLSLMLVLTRLSPGLKALEDGVRSVGQEGAQPEKIAMHGHDELARLAGAFNVMTDRLQAQQAELRNISSGLERAVSERTAELARVHHELEDQDRKRREFIAEISHELRTPIAIIRGETQVAQRALCNSGHVPPAALERILAQTRHLGRLVNDLFLLAKAEAGGLELHRERLDLGQLAAEVATDFDPIIAAKNGTCRQSLAPGVVVDADRDRLRQIVAALLDNALRHTQPGVSIELTLDLDNEGKAILAVRDDGPGVDEETLARLFSRFQRGRGNSDGSGLGLSIVKALAEAHGGKAVLRSQFGQGFEATITLQSVRDLPARLPGSESVENVQSAGR, translated from the coding sequence GTGGTAGAAGAGGCCGCCCGCATCCACCAGCGCACCCAAGCCTACTCCAGACTGCAGGTCGCCGCCGACGAACTCCAGCGGGCTGCCTATGCGGCAGTGCGCGTTCAGGGCCCGACCCAGGAAAAAATCCTGAGTTCCGCCCGCAGCGAATATGACGCCGCACTGGCGGGGGTGCTCAGGCTGCCGGTCCAGAACGAGCGCGAGAATGCCCTGCGCGACAAGGTGGGCCACCAGGGCAATGCGGTCAGGGCGCTCTTCTCCTCCGCCGGACAGGTCGTGAGCGCGGTTGACCGGTCGTGGCAGGATGCCGGCTCCAACGCTGCCTTGCAGGAAGTGGATCGGCTGTCCGCACCCTATTTTGTGCTGGTGAACACGATCACTGAGGAAATCCGCCTGGGCGATCGCGAATTGCGCGCAGCGACCGACCGGGCCGGAGCCTTGCGAACGAGCCTCGCCCTGGTTGGCGTGATCGGCTTCTTCCTCAGCGCGATGTTCGCCGGGCTTTCTCTCATGCTCGTGCTCACGCGCCTTTCCCCCGGCCTCAAGGCATTGGAGGATGGGGTGCGCAGCGTCGGGCAGGAAGGTGCACAGCCTGAGAAGATCGCGATGCACGGCCATGACGAGCTGGCCAGGCTTGCCGGAGCGTTCAACGTCATGACCGACCGCCTGCAAGCCCAGCAGGCGGAATTGAGGAACATCTCCAGCGGGTTGGAAAGGGCCGTAAGCGAGCGAACCGCCGAACTCGCCCGCGTCCACCACGAACTGGAAGATCAGGACCGCAAACGGCGCGAATTCATCGCCGAGATCAGCCATGAACTACGCACGCCGATCGCGATCATCAGGGGCGAGACACAGGTGGCGCAGCGGGCCCTGTGCAATAGCGGCCATGTCCCGCCCGCCGCACTCGAACGGATACTTGCCCAGACCCGTCATCTGGGCCGACTGGTCAACGATCTGTTCCTGCTGGCCAAGGCAGAAGCCGGGGGGCTGGAACTGCATCGGGAAAGGCTGGACCTCGGGCAGCTTGCCGCCGAAGTCGCCACCGATTTCGACCCGATCATTGCCGCCAAGAACGGCACTTGCCGGCAATCGCTGGCTCCGGGCGTGGTGGTCGATGCGGATCGCGACAGGTTGCGCCAGATTGTCGCCGCCCTGCTCGACAACGCCTTGCGCCATACGCAACCAGGCGTGAGCATCGAATTGACCCTCGACCTCGATAATGAAGGCAAGGCGATCCTCGCCGTGCGGGACGATGGCCCCGGAGTGGACGAGGAAACGCTCGCCCGCCTGTTCTCCCGCTTCCAGCGCGGGCGCGGCAATAGCGACGGATCGGGTCTGGGCCTGTCCATCGTGAAGGCACTGGCGGAAGCTCATGGAGGAAAGGCCGTGCTGCGTTCACAATTTGGCCAAGGGTTCGAGGCCACGATTACTCTTCAATCAGTGCGCGACCTGCCCGCGCGCCTGCCCGGTTCGGAAAGTGTCGAGAATGTACAATCTGCTGGTCGTTGA
- a CDS encoding response regulator transcription factor — protein sequence MYNLLVVDDAERVRDFIREGLIAENYLVETAANGEQALALAQETDFDLIILDLMMPVMDGQTACRLLRERGDQTPIMMLTARDGIGDKVQSLRGGADDYLVKPFDFDELLARVEALVRRYRGLNEEADARLSLGDLLIDRESHTVHLAGKEIELTAKEFQIVQLFAENAGKLLSRSRILNKIWGYDADPMTNVVDVYISRIRDKFGWDAENGPIRTLRGVGYRFTLSHSQ from the coding sequence ATGTACAATCTGCTGGTCGTTGACGATGCCGAACGCGTGCGGGACTTCATCCGCGAAGGCCTGATTGCGGAGAATTATTTGGTCGAGACTGCCGCCAATGGCGAACAGGCGCTCGCCCTGGCACAGGAAACCGATTTCGATCTCATCATCCTCGATCTGATGATGCCAGTCATGGATGGCCAGACTGCCTGCCGCTTGCTGCGCGAACGGGGCGACCAGACGCCGATCATGATGCTTACCGCCCGCGACGGGATAGGTGACAAGGTGCAAAGCCTGCGCGGTGGTGCGGACGATTATCTGGTCAAGCCTTTCGACTTCGACGAGCTTCTCGCACGGGTGGAAGCTCTCGTCCGGCGCTATCGCGGTCTGAATGAGGAAGCCGATGCACGGCTTTCGCTGGGCGACCTGCTGATCGACCGGGAATCCCATACCGTCCATCTGGCCGGCAAGGAGATCGAGCTTACCGCCAAGGAGTTCCAGATCGTGCAACTCTTCGCGGAAAATGCCGGCAAGCTGCTCAGCCGCTCACGCATACTCAACAAGATCTGGGGTTATGACGCAGACCCCATGACCAACGTCGTGGACGTCTATATCAGCCGCATCCGCGACAAATTCGGCTGGGACGCTGAAAACGGACCCATCAGAACGCTGCGAGGCGTCGGCTACCGCTTCACGCTTAGCCACAGCCAGTGA
- a CDS encoding FAD-dependent monooxygenase — translation MFSVHGQASDILIVGGSLAGLMAGLALSRHGLSVTLLERSNDTDRTGAALQVGHGLLEQLTGRRHAAATLATGIQAWQSVYRGLRIAAEEAGIQILQNARVELVGQDDGHVWALTSDNRRFEGSVMVGADGYQSVVRRQMCPERPDAVFAHYLAWVGFAEESALSVRFPPHLEFLEAGPYLLLGFPLTAADGGVERGRRRIGWGWYDAGHNDILRETGAVEGTLVRHSLRPANMPDALFEELALLALCHWPSPWREAILECIARKAVLGTPVVEYVPDRLASGRMCLVGDAAHVCTPMTGNGFATAAEDAMALARFLDGAALRTDPVAALRSYEVSRLPDVRRLGLSGQRISQDFVQAARRP, via the coding sequence ATGTTCTCCGTTCACGGCCAGGCCAGTGACATACTCATCGTAGGCGGTTCGCTGGCCGGCCTCATGGCTGGGCTCGCGCTGTCCCGGCACGGACTGTCAGTCACGCTGCTCGAGCGCTCGAACGATACCGACCGGACGGGAGCAGCTTTGCAGGTCGGTCATGGACTGCTCGAGCAATTGACCGGGCGGCGTCACGCGGCAGCCACTCTAGCTACCGGCATTCAGGCATGGCAGTCCGTCTATCGCGGATTGCGGATCGCGGCTGAAGAAGCTGGAATCCAGATTCTGCAGAATGCCCGGGTTGAACTGGTCGGTCAGGATGACGGGCATGTCTGGGCGCTGACTTCCGACAATCGGCGGTTCGAAGGGTCAGTGATGGTCGGCGCGGATGGCTATCAGAGCGTCGTTCGGCGGCAAATGTGCCCCGAACGCCCCGATGCCGTTTTCGCACATTATCTCGCCTGGGTGGGCTTTGCGGAAGAATCAGCGCTCTCCGTTCGCTTTCCGCCGCACCTCGAGTTTCTGGAGGCAGGTCCCTACCTGCTGCTCGGCTTCCCCCTGACCGCCGCTGACGGCGGTGTCGAGCGTGGGCGCCGGCGAATTGGCTGGGGCTGGTATGACGCCGGTCACAACGACATTCTGCGGGAGACCGGCGCTGTCGAAGGCACACTTGTGCGGCATTCGCTTCGCCCGGCCAATATGCCGGATGCCTTGTTCGAGGAACTGGCGCTCCTGGCCCTGTGTCACTGGCCCTCTCCCTGGCGCGAGGCGATCCTGGAATGCATCGCGCGCAAGGCCGTGCTGGGGACGCCGGTCGTGGAATATGTGCCTGATCGCCTTGCTTCCGGACGGATGTGTCTGGTCGGCGATGCGGCCCATGTCTGCACCCCCATGACAGGGAATGGCTTTGCGACCGCCGCTGAAGACGCAATGGCCCTGGCCCGGTTTCTTGATGGTGCGGCATTACGGACCGACCCGGTTGCGGCATTGCGATCTTATGAAGTTTCCAGACTGCCAGATGTGCGCAGGCTGGGGCTGTCAGGGCAGCGGATCAGTCAGGACTTTGTCCAAGCGGCTCGCAGGCCTTGA